The following proteins are co-located in the Fusarium verticillioides 7600 chromosome 7, whole genome shotgun sequence genome:
- a CDS encoding galactose-1-phosphate uridylyltransferase, with protein sequence MPDQILDDISHRRYNPLTDSWLLVSPHRTKRPWQGQQEAAVASKLPEYDPKCYLCPGNPRAAGDQNPNYEKTFAFVNDYSAVKQEQPDYDAKASSNDLESLLLQAQGVKGVCYVLTFSPKHHVTLADMTADEIVPVIEHWTRIYANHLTPSNPRAAEADKLAISMSKDAAPSPEEQYRYMQIFENKGAAMGCSNPHPHCQVWTTSTMPEEPGKELVQMSKYREQHGGRHLLGDYVKLELEKQERVVWENDAFVIVCPWWAVWPFEVLVLPKRHIRSLLDFKPEERLQFAEAIQEVTRRYDNLFECNFPYSSGLHQAPLDGTPEELESAYFHMHFYPPLLRSATVKKFLVGYELLAEPQRDITPEQATVRLRNCGGELYRKNL encoded by the exons ATGCCTGATCAAATTCTTGACGATATTTCTCACCGTCGATACAATCCCCTCACGGATTCATGGCTGCTTGTATCACCTCATCGCACGAAGCGACCTTGGCA AGGCCagcaagaagctgctgtCGCATCAAAACTTCCAGAATATGACCCCAAA TGTTATCTCTGTCCCGGTAACCCACGAGCTGCTGGCGACCAAAATCCGAATTACGAAAAGACTTTTGCCTTTGTAAACGACTACAGCGCCGTCAAGCAAGAGCAGCCAGATTATGATGCGAAAGCCTCATCCAATGACCTGGaatctcttctccttcaagctcaggGTGTTAAAGGCGTGTGTTACGTGCTCACTTTCTCACCCAAGCACCATGTTACACTGGCAGACATGACAGCTGACGAGATTGTTCCCGTCATTGAGCACTGGACTCGAATTTACGCCAATCATCTGACACCGTCAAACCCTCGGGCTGCCGAAGCTGACAAGCTGGCTATTTCTATGTCAAAGGACGCTGCACCTTCTCCTGAGGAGCAGTATAGATATATGCAGATctttgagaacaagggcGCTGCTATGGGCTGCTCTaaccctcatcctcattgcCAGGTCTGGACCACATCAACCATGCCCGAGGAACCTGGCAAGGAGCTTGTGCAAATGAGCAAGTACCGAGAGCAACACGGCGGCCGACACCTCCTCGGCGATTATGTCAAGCTTGAACTCGAGAAGCAAGAACGAGTTGTTTGGGAGAACGATGCTTTTGTGATTGTATGCCCGTGGTGGGCTGTATGGCCTTTTGAAGTCCTCGTTCTTCCTAAGCGACACATCCGATCTCTTCTCGATTTCAAGCCCGAGGAACGACTCCAATTTGCCGAAGCCATTCAAGAAGTCACCCGACGATACGATAACTTGTTCGAATGCAACTTTCCCTACAGTTCTGGCCTTCACCAGGCGCCTCTTGACGGAACACCGGAAGAGTTGGAAAGCGCATATTTCCACATGCACTTTTACCCACCTCTGCTGCGTTCAGCCACCGTCAAGAAGTTTCTCGTTGGATATGAGCTTCTGGCCGAGCCTCAACGTGATATCACTCCTGAGCAGGCCACAGTTCGTTTGAGGAATTGTGGAGGAGAGCTATACCGCAAGAATCTATAG
- a CDS encoding transcriptional adapter 2-alpha gives MGVIRKKTITRGGEGGVKYVCDVCSSDITSTVRIRCADSDCSDFDLCVSCFAKGESRNAHNPATHAFRVIEQNSFPIFDREWGADEELLLLEGAEIYGLGSWADIADHIGGFREKDEVRDHYLSTYVDSSHFPLPERCSPHDCELANEIPREEFQARKKRRIEERRDAAKNAPALQPKTKPTASVPSCHEIQGYMPGRLEFETEYANEAEEAVQLMQFDPGDGLNPRTGELEPEMELKLTVMDIYNARLTQRVERKKVIFEHNLLEYRENTKLEKRRTKEERDLLQKAKPFARMMNQQDFEELNQGLLDELNLRQAITQLQEWRNMRIGDLRSGEKYENEKASRIQKAIPMGSMDRERLASAQRSKQPPPPEPPSGSALLIAPELPARLLPAPAAEVNGDAKPLTNGHTDGLTNGQTNGQVNGVTNGVNGVNGVNGHAAPKQRYTAQPISGVQPMPMTQDTAPDLHLLTPEEIKLCEIIRLQPKPYLMIKEQILKEALKTNGTLKKKQAKEICRLDSQKGGRIFDFFINSGWVGKA, from the exons ATGGGTGTGATACGCAAGAAAACAATCACAAGAGGTGGCGAAGGCGGTGTAAAATACGTTTGCGATGTGTGCTCATCAGATATTACATCTACG GTCCGCATCCGATGCGCCGACTCCGACTGCAGTGACTTCGATCTCTGCGTCTCGTGTTTCGCCAAAGGTGAATCACGAAATGCCCACAACCCTGCGACACACGCTTTTCGTGTGATTGAACAAAACTCTTTCCCCATTTTTGATCGAGAATGGGGTGCCGACGAAGAATTACTCCTCCTCGAGGGTGCTGAAATATATGGTCTCGGCTCATGGGCCGATATCGCAGATCATATTGGCGGCTTCcgtgagaaggatgaggttCGCGATCATTACTTATCGACTTACGTCGATTCGTCTCACTTTCCACTACCCGAACGCTGTAGCCCTCACGATTGCGAATTGGCCAATGAAATACCCAGGGAAGAATTCCAGGCTCGCAAGAAGCGACGAATAGAAGAACGACGAGATGCAGCTAAGAACGCGCCCGCTCTACAGCCCAAAACAAAGCCAACAGCTAGTGTGCCTAGCTGTCACGAGATTCAAGGATACATGCCTGGTCGTTTGGAATTCGAGACCGAATATGCAAatgaggcagaagaagctgtccaATTAATGCAGTTCGATCCAGGTGATGGATTGAACCCCAGGACAGGCGAGCTTGAACCTGAAATGGAGCTCAAGCTTACAGTGATGGATATTTACAACGCTCGATTGACACAACGTGTAGAGCGTAAGAAGGTTATCTTCGAGCACAATCTTCTTGAATATAGAGAGAACacaaagctggagaagaggcggaccaaagaagaaagggaTTTGCTCCAAAAGGCCAAACCATTCGCCCGCATGATGAACCAGCAGGActttgaggagctcaatCAAGGACTTCTCGATGAACTTAACCTACGACAAGCCATTACGCAGCTACAGGAGTGGCGTAACATGCGTATCGGCGACCTTCGAAGCGGCGAAAAGTACGAGAACGAGAAAGCTTCGAGGATTCAGAAGGCAATTCCCATGGGATCCATGGATCGTGAGCGACTGGCATCTGCACAGAGGTCTAagcaacctcctcctcccgaACCACCAAGTGGAtctgctcttctcatcgccCCTGAACTTCCTGCTCGACTGCTACCAGCTCCTGCTGCGGAAGTCAATGGCGATGCAAAGCCATTAACAAATGGCCATACTGATGGTCTAACCAATGGCCAGACAAACGGTCAGGTCAATGGAGTGACCAATGGAGTCAACGGTGTAAATGGAGTAAATGGCCATGCAGCTCCTAAGCAGAGATACACAGCCCAACCCATCTCCGGCGTACAACCAATGCCCATGACCCAAGACACAGCCCCAGACTTGCACCTCCTCACGccagaagagatcaagcTTTGCGAAATCATCAGACTGCAGCCCAAGCCATATCTTATGATCAAGGAGCAGATCCTAaaggaagctctcaagacAAACGGCACGTTGAAAAAGAAGCAGGCCAAAGAGATCTGTAGGCTGGACTCGCAAAAGGGAGGACGCATATTCGATTTCTTTATTAATTCAGGATGGGTTGGCAAGGCGTGA